The Chlamydiota bacterium genome includes the window CGCGTGGCCCTTTGCAAATGCAAACATAGCGCCCATTCCCCTTATTGTGATGGGACACATTCTAAACTGTCATCCGCTTCTTGATGACTCCTCTTCCCACCACCACCACGCTGGACCAAGGCCAAGGGATGTGCGTAAGCTGAATGTAAAACATGTTCCAATTCCCTCTGGAGAAGCCCTATTTTATTTTTCTCATTCCATGCCAGAATCAACTCTCTGGACTTTTCCAGACTCAATCCATGCAGGCGAAATTCCGACAGCAATCGAATCACAGAATTATTTCTTAAACC containing:
- a CDS encoding primase C-terminal domain-containing protein, whose product is GLRNNSVIRLLSEFRLHGLSLEKSRELILAWNEKNKIGLLQRELEHVLHSAYAHPLALVQRGGGGKRSHQEADDSLECVPSQ